A genomic window from Sulfurimonas paralvinellae includes:
- a CDS encoding manganese-dependent inorganic pyrophosphatase — MSVYVFGHKNPDSDSIVGAISLSYLKNQVEDEAYIPARQGDISAETEFILQNFGYADKVPELKTSVAGEKVFIVDSTDRAHFQDDIDEATILGIADHHKLGDIQTSTPLEAWIRPIGCSNTVIYEMYNSYGVTVPKDIAGMMMLAILSDTVIFRSPTCTKIDTKAVKELAAIAGVEDYKKLAMEMFIVKSAVDGASARDLNTRDYKEFDMNGTKVGIGQLEMVDISVLEPREDELLEDMQKMKEEGGLHTVLILLTDIMKEGSKLLVISDDEAKIEKAFDIKLQDHKAWLEGVLSRKKQVVPFVQPQF, encoded by the coding sequence ATGTCAGTATATGTTTTTGGACACAAAAATCCTGATAGTGACTCTATTGTAGGTGCTATCTCTCTCTCATATTTAAAAAACCAAGTCGAAGATGAAGCGTATATTCCTGCACGTCAGGGAGATATTTCTGCAGAGACAGAATTTATTTTACAAAACTTCGGTTATGCAGATAAAGTACCTGAATTAAAGACCTCTGTTGCCGGTGAAAAAGTATTTATCGTTGACTCTACAGATAGAGCGCATTTTCAAGATGATATTGATGAAGCAACTATTTTAGGAATTGCAGATCACCATAAACTCGGTGATATACAGACAAGTACACCACTTGAAGCATGGATACGCCCGATAGGATGCTCAAACACTGTTATTTACGAAATGTACAACTCTTATGGCGTTACAGTTCCTAAAGATATTGCAGGAATGATGATGCTTGCAATTTTAAGCGATACTGTCATCTTCCGCTCTCCTACATGTACAAAAATAGATACAAAAGCTGTGAAAGAACTAGCAGCCATTGCAGGTGTGGAAGATTATAAAAAGCTTGCTATGGAGATGTTCATCGTTAAATCCGCAGTTGACGGAGCGAGTGCAAGAGATTTAAACACGCGTGATTATAAAGAGTTTGACATGAACGGTACTAAAGTTGGTATCGGACAGCTTGAGATGGTAGACATTTCAGTTCTAGAGCCGCGTGAGGACGAATTACTTGAAGATATGCAGAAAATGAAAGAAGAGGGTGGTCTTCATACTGTCCTTATTCTTTTGACTGACATCATGAAAGAGGGCTCAAAACTGCTTGTTATCTCAGATGATGAAGCAAAAATCGAAAAAGCTTTTGATATAAAACTGCAAGACCATAAAGCATGGCTAGAGGGTGTACTCAGCCGTAAAAAGCAGGTCGTTCCTTTCGTTCAACCACAGTTTTAG
- a CDS encoding ATP-binding response regulator: MINIFKSKKSDTIAALEDEIYNLKAKILDQEKIIQHATNSNRGRLALEQIKKIESLEAEVKRQQKRVKDAKAVAQEAHRVKSEFLSNIRHEIRTPMNSIIVFAELLVQETQTPKLQNYAKNIYTSGKKLLEMIDDIINLSKVERGTFTLDEKPVEIKTLIGNIVKFQRDEAARKGLEFTLDIDADLPDSLMLDESKIEDIFTNLIENAIKFTKRGFVHVKLLKNGEDIVKNAVNMTLIVEDSGVGINEDDREKIFEIFEKSTVKDKTAGMGLGLSINKRMAREMNGDIYLEPKAGEGSKFVFTIKDVEVVLPSTESQDFNADMIDFSLIRPEGGTIMVVDENAEVRNLIRDVFFESALKVLSFDNPRDAIDTLKKSDVDMIYIDIDMLTSDDNAVSKILRGISQAPVVTLTDKRIKDIDLRSSAAKIAGHLKKPLLKSELFKVSLHALNNTKQRQHALVLEDESIFDHLERSQVEGFLSLASKQLNRLYANASSTNDLEAIRAFAKELLNVSQECDIKELVQFAEKLLVKIDLFEIEAINTMLQEYKRKISLLKKSIV; encoded by the coding sequence ATGATAAATATTTTTAAATCAAAGAAGAGTGATACCATTGCAGCTCTCGAAGATGAGATATATAATCTTAAAGCAAAAATATTAGATCAAGAGAAGATAATCCAGCATGCAACAAACAGTAATAGAGGCCGTTTGGCACTGGAGCAGATAAAAAAGATAGAATCACTTGAAGCAGAGGTGAAACGACAGCAAAAACGTGTCAAAGATGCCAAAGCTGTCGCTCAGGAAGCCCATCGGGTTAAGTCTGAGTTCTTGTCAAATATCAGACATGAAATTCGTACACCAATGAACTCTATTATTGTCTTTGCAGAACTATTGGTGCAGGAAACGCAAACACCGAAACTGCAGAATTATGCGAAAAATATTTACACCTCCGGAAAGAAACTTTTAGAAATGATAGATGACATCATCAATTTATCAAAAGTTGAAAGAGGAACATTTACGCTTGATGAAAAGCCTGTAGAGATCAAGACGCTTATTGGAAATATTGTAAAATTTCAAAGAGATGAAGCTGCACGAAAAGGCTTGGAATTCACACTTGATATTGATGCTGACTTGCCTGATTCGTTGATGCTGGATGAATCGAAGATAGAAGATATATTTACAAACTTAATAGAAAATGCTATTAAGTTTACTAAGAGAGGTTTTGTACATGTGAAGCTTCTTAAAAATGGCGAAGATATAGTAAAAAATGCTGTTAACATGACTTTAATTGTTGAAGACAGCGGAGTGGGAATAAATGAAGATGACAGAGAAAAGATTTTTGAGATATTTGAAAAATCCACTGTAAAAGATAAGACAGCAGGCATGGGACTGGGACTTTCAATTAACAAGCGAATGGCAAGAGAGATGAACGGTGATATTTATCTTGAACCAAAAGCAGGGGAAGGGTCAAAATTTGTTTTTACGATCAAGGACGTAGAGGTTGTACTGCCAAGTACAGAGTCTCAAGATTTTAATGCAGATATGATTGACTTTTCTCTCATTAGGCCTGAAGGTGGTACTATTATGGTGGTGGATGAGAATGCAGAAGTCAGAAATCTCATAAGAGACGTGTTTTTTGAAAGTGCTTTGAAAGTTCTTTCTTTTGATAATCCAAGAGATGCGATAGATACTTTGAAAAAGAGTGATGTCGACATGATATACATTGATATTGATATGCTTACAAGTGACGATAATGCAGTCTCGAAAATTTTAAGAGGTATCAGCCAGGCACCTGTAGTTACTTTAACAGATAAAAGAATCAAAGATATCGATCTGAGATCTTCAGCTGCAAAAATAGCAGGACACTTGAAAAAACCTTTGTTAAAATCTGAACTTTTCAAGGTCTCTTTACATGCCTTAAACAACACTAAACAGAGGCAGCATGCTTTGGTACTAGAAGATGAATCAATCTTTGATCATCTTGAAAGATCACAAGTTGAAGGTTTCCTTTCGCTTGCATCGAAACAATTAAACAGACTCTATGCCAATGCAAGTTCTACCAATGATCTTGAAGCCATTAGGGCATTTGCAAAAGAACTATTGAACGTTTCTCAAGAGTGTGATATAAAAGAGCTGGTTCAGTTTGCGGAAAAACTTCTTGTTAAGATCGATCTTTTTGAGATAGAAGCTATCAATACAATGCTGCAAGAATATAAAAGAAAAATTTCGTTGTTAAAAAAATCTATTGTATAA
- a CDS encoding HD domain-containing phosphohydrolase: protein MKKKFDILVVDDVSENIKIAIGILKNDNYNFSYALSGKSAIEILKTKRFDLILLDVMMPEIDGFTLCKMIKKTPALQDIPIIFVTAVAEIEYMQEGFKLGAVDYVTKPYHSVELRARVANHLELYRYRKELKYHNKELTRDIQNERDQHLAELELAQKEIIDILSEIIASDSGETAEHVKRVADISKELAILEGNLSAQQIHTIYFASPLHDIGKVIIDKSIVHKNAKLTDEEFDVMKKHPSYALNILSKSKSELIKAAAIIAYEHHENWDGSGYPKGLQGEDIHIYGRIVAIADVLDALTHKRAYKKQWSFEDAARYIIDLGGKKFDPRLVTLFENNLEVFKELTQEA from the coding sequence ATGAAGAAAAAGTTTGATATTTTAGTTGTCGATGATGTGAGTGAAAATATCAAGATAGCCATTGGTATTTTAAAAAATGATAACTATAATTTTTCTTATGCTTTGAGTGGAAAATCAGCGATAGAGATACTCAAAACAAAGCGTTTTGATCTTATCTTGCTTGATGTAATGATGCCTGAGATCGACGGTTTTACACTTTGTAAGATGATTAAGAAAACGCCTGCACTTCAAGATATTCCCATTATCTTCGTTACTGCTGTCGCTGAAATAGAGTATATGCAGGAGGGATTCAAGCTCGGTGCTGTGGATTATGTAACAAAGCCGTACCACTCTGTAGAACTAAGAGCACGTGTGGCAAATCATCTTGAACTTTACAGATACAGAAAAGAGTTGAAGTACCATAATAAAGAGCTCACGCGTGATATTCAAAATGAACGTGATCAGCATTTAGCAGAGTTGGAGCTGGCCCAAAAAGAGATCATAGATATACTTTCAGAAATCATTGCTTCAGACAGTGGTGAAACGGCAGAACATGTAAAGCGTGTTGCCGATATATCCAAAGAACTTGCTATACTCGAAGGTAACCTTTCTGCTCAACAAATCCATACAATTTATTTTGCTTCACCGCTACACGACATTGGAAAAGTGATTATTGATAAATCGATAGTACATAAAAATGCGAAATTGACCGATGAAGAGTTCGATGTAATGAAAAAACATCCGTCCTACGCACTTAATATACTCAGTAAGTCCAAAAGTGAACTTATAAAAGCGGCTGCTATTATTGCTTATGAACATCATGAAAACTGGGATGGCAGTGGATATCCAAAAGGGCTGCAAGGAGAAGATATACATATTTATGGTAGAATTGTTGCAATAGCAGATGTTTTGGATGCTCTTACCCATAAACGTGCTTATAAAAAGCAGTGGAGCTTTGAAGATGCGGCACGTTACATAATAGACCTTGGCGGTAAAAAGTTTGACCCAAGACTGGTAACACTCTTTGAAAACAATCTCGAAGTATTTAAAGAATTGACACAAGAGGCATAA
- the uvrA gene encoding excinuclease ABC subunit UvrA: MKKKDVITITGARENNLKNINLTIPKNELIVMTGLSGSGKSTLAFDTLYAEGQRRYMESLSSYARQFLDRVGKPDVDKIDGLTPAIAIDQKTTSKNPRSTVGTITEIYDYLRLLYARVGIQHCHKCGKEISQMSASDIINEVEKLPEGAKLVLMAPLVRENKGAYADLIESLTHKGYVRAMIDGVMVRLDEEIELSKTKKHTIKVVIDRVVVKPENKERIASSVEKALKESYGELEIDILNHEELGTKEHIHYSEHNACFDCKISFDELEPLSFSFNSPKGACSECDGLGLRYALDVDKIIDPDLSIEKGAVKIVYGFNKGYYFTFLKGFCAANDIDITVPYSELPTHQQKAILHGGIEEVEFLWKKHTVKRVFPGIIRIAYDMFKDEKELGDYMSEKVCNVCDSHRLKLESLAVKVAGKGIAELLDMPIAQTYKFFENEENFSYLDKQHAQIAHPILNEIRERLFFLYDVGLGYITLGRDARTISGGEAQRIRIASQIGSGLTGVMYVLDEPSIGLHERDTLKLIKTLRSLQDKGNTVIVVEHDKETIENADFIVDIGKGAGKFGGEVVFSGKLDKLKKAKTLTADYLYGRKKIEYFYRRPQEKWIEIKNVTINNIENLSTKIPLNNFVCITGVSGSGKSSLMLQTLLPVARELLNHARKVNKVAGVEINGLENVDKVIYLDQSPIGRTPRSNPATYTGVMDEIRNLFAQTKESQIRGYTASRFSFNVKGGRCEKCQGEGEIKIEMHFLPDIMVKCDSCKGRRYNDQTLEVYYKGKTISDVLNMSVDEAFEFFKPIPKIHQKMKTLVDVGLGYITLGQNAVTLSGGEAQRIKLSKELSRKDTGKTLYILDEPTTGLHFADVDRLTNVLHKFVELGNSVLIIEHNLDMIKNADYIIDMGPEGGSGGGLVIAEGSPEKLASEHKKTGSYTGEYLEKELALHT, from the coding sequence TTGAAGAAAAAAGATGTTATTACAATAACAGGTGCACGTGAAAATAATCTCAAAAATATTAATTTAACAATTCCAAAAAATGAGCTGATAGTCATGACTGGACTTAGCGGAAGCGGAAAATCTACCCTTGCCTTCGATACACTTTATGCAGAAGGGCAGCGCCGTTATATGGAGAGTCTCTCAAGTTATGCACGGCAGTTTTTAGACCGTGTCGGTAAGCCTGATGTCGATAAAATAGACGGATTGACGCCTGCCATAGCCATCGACCAAAAGACAACGTCGAAAAATCCACGCTCAACAGTCGGAACAATCACAGAGATATATGACTATTTGAGACTTTTATATGCGCGTGTAGGTATTCAGCACTGTCACAAATGCGGCAAAGAGATTTCACAGATGTCTGCGAGTGATATCATCAATGAAGTGGAAAAACTTCCAGAGGGAGCGAAGCTTGTCCTTATGGCTCCGCTGGTACGTGAGAACAAGGGTGCTTATGCCGATCTTATAGAATCACTCACACATAAAGGGTATGTAAGAGCGATGATCGATGGTGTGATGGTGCGGCTTGATGAAGAGATAGAACTATCTAAAACAAAAAAACATACGATTAAAGTCGTTATAGACAGAGTTGTTGTTAAGCCTGAAAACAAAGAGCGTATTGCATCTTCTGTGGAAAAAGCACTTAAAGAGAGTTATGGTGAGCTTGAGATTGATATTTTAAACCATGAAGAACTTGGTACAAAAGAGCATATTCACTACTCGGAACACAATGCCTGTTTTGATTGTAAAATCTCTTTTGATGAGCTTGAACCGCTCAGTTTTTCATTCAACTCTCCAAAGGGAGCCTGTAGTGAATGTGATGGACTGGGACTTCGCTATGCTCTGGATGTAGATAAGATCATCGATCCCGATCTCTCTATTGAAAAAGGAGCCGTTAAGATCGTATATGGCTTTAACAAAGGGTACTATTTTACTTTTCTAAAGGGATTTTGTGCAGCGAATGACATCGATATCACGGTGCCGTATTCAGAACTCCCGACACATCAGCAAAAAGCGATTCTTCACGGCGGCATCGAAGAGGTTGAGTTTCTGTGGAAAAAACATACGGTAAAGAGAGTCTTCCCCGGAATCATTCGTATCGCCTATGATATGTTCAAAGATGAAAAAGAGCTTGGTGATTATATGAGTGAAAAGGTTTGTAATGTCTGTGATTCACACCGCTTAAAACTTGAATCTTTGGCTGTAAAAGTGGCAGGCAAAGGGATAGCAGAACTTTTAGATATGCCGATAGCCCAGACATATAAGTTCTTTGAAAATGAAGAGAACTTTTCCTATCTTGACAAACAGCATGCACAGATAGCCCATCCTATTTTAAATGAGATACGTGAGCGTCTCTTCTTTCTCTATGATGTCGGTCTTGGCTATATTACACTTGGGCGTGATGCACGAACTATCTCCGGAGGTGAAGCACAGCGTATCCGTATCGCTTCTCAGATAGGTTCAGGGCTTACAGGTGTGATGTATGTGCTTGATGAGCCGAGTATCGGATTGCATGAACGCGATACTCTTAAACTCATTAAAACATTGAGAAGTCTGCAGGATAAAGGCAATACTGTGATCGTTGTCGAGCATGACAAAGAGACGATTGAAAATGCTGACTTTATTGTAGATATTGGTAAGGGTGCAGGAAAATTTGGTGGCGAGGTCGTTTTTAGCGGAAAGCTTGATAAACTCAAAAAAGCCAAAACATTGACAGCTGACTATCTCTACGGCAGAAAAAAGATCGAGTACTTTTACAGACGTCCTCAAGAGAAATGGATAGAGATAAAAAATGTCACGATTAACAATATAGAAAATTTAAGTACAAAAATTCCGTTGAATAATTTTGTCTGCATCACCGGTGTTAGCGGAAGCGGTAAAAGTTCTTTGATGCTGCAGACACTGCTTCCCGTAGCGCGTGAGCTGCTGAATCATGCGCGAAAGGTCAATAAAGTAGCCGGTGTGGAGATAAATGGGCTGGAAAATGTTGACAAAGTCATCTATCTTGATCAAAGTCCTATAGGACGAACACCAAGAAGTAATCCAGCAACCTATACAGGCGTTATGGATGAGATACGTAATCTTTTTGCACAGACAAAAGAGAGCCAGATCCGCGGTTATACGGCCTCTCGTTTTAGTTTTAACGTCAAAGGCGGGCGCTGTGAGAAGTGTCAGGGTGAAGGTGAGATAAAGATCGAGATGCACTTTTTACCAGATATAATGGTCAAGTGTGACAGCTGTAAAGGCAGAAGATACAATGACCAGACATTGGAAGTTTACTATAAGGGCAAAACTATCTCGGATGTGCTTAATATGTCTGTCGATGAAGCCTTTGAATTTTTCAAGCCTATTCCAAAGATTCACCAAAAGATGAAGACACTTGTGGATGTCGGGCTTGGGTACATTACTCTTGGTCAAAATGCAGTAACACTCTCAGGCGGGGAGGCACAGCGTATAAAGCTCTCCAAAGAGCTCTCACGCAAGGATACGGGAAAAACACTCTATATCCTTGATGAACCGACAACAGGACTGCATTTTGCCGATGTGGACAGATTAACAAACGTACTGCATAAATTTGTAGAGTTAGGTAACTCTGTACTCATTATAGAGCATAATCTCGATATGATCAAAAATGCTGACTATATCATAGATATGGGCCCTGAAGGGGGTTCAGGCGGAGGCTTGGTCATTGCTGAGGGTTCTCCAGAAAAATTAGCTAGTGAGCACAAGAAAACCGGTTCTTATACGGGTGAGTATTTAGAAAAAGAGCTGGCTTTACATACATAG
- a CDS encoding sulfite exporter TauE/SafE family protein gives MLELLLLGSFVGLLSGFFGIGGGTILIPLLLMLGYDTKVAIGISVVQMVFSSVYGSYLNNRKGTLDVKMVSIIGIGGFGGALLSGTLAAMLSDRVLETMFLSFALFALFRLFFKTHEDVEEKRLHYSLLLLIGTVLGAFSMTIGVGGSILLVPILVGFLHISLKKAVSAGLFFVVFSSVSGLISHAIEGHIDYESGITIGLASLLGVYIGIHLKDKVSNTVQKRMLVGFYLFVVLYLAKRIFF, from the coding sequence ATGCTTGAGTTACTCCTGCTTGGTTCTTTTGTCGGTCTTCTTTCCGGTTTTTTCGGTATTGGCGGAGGAACGATTCTTATTCCTTTGCTTTTAATGCTGGGATACGATACGAAAGTTGCCATTGGCATCTCTGTTGTGCAGATGGTTTTTTCATCGGTCTATGGCAGTTATCTGAACAATAGAAAAGGAACACTCGATGTCAAGATGGTCAGTATTATCGGTATCGGTGGATTTGGTGGTGCTCTTTTAAGCGGTACTTTGGCAGCAATGCTTAGTGATAGAGTTCTAGAGACGATGTTCCTCTCCTTTGCACTTTTTGCACTTTTTAGACTCTTTTTCAAAACACATGAAGATGTGGAAGAGAAACGGCTCCATTATTCTCTTTTACTGCTCATTGGAACAGTTTTGGGTGCATTTAGTATGACTATTGGAGTAGGCGGCAGTATTTTACTTGTTCCTATTTTGGTTGGATTTTTGCATATCTCACTGAAAAAGGCTGTTTCTGCAGGTCTCTTTTTTGTTGTTTTCTCTTCGGTTTCAGGTCTTATCTCTCACGCAATTGAGGGGCATATCGATTATGAAAGTGGTATAACAATAGGTTTGGCTTCTTTGCTGGGTGTCTACATAGGCATTCATCTCAAAGACAAAGTATCGAATACAGTGCAAAAGAGAATGTTAGTCGGATTTTATCTCTTTGTAGTGCTTTATCTGGCAAAAAGAATATTTTTTTAA
- a CDS encoding chemotaxis protein CheX, producing the protein MLDTIKQAAENFCIHQIREPHLLEDGSTQKRTLIAYIDIDTQDNKKHRVYIASDKEFMQRVSKLFLEEDESDEDTLKDMTLETANLIIGSAKVIAEETNDNPYTISTPKFEKIGAFDFDVDESKTIKVDNDELTIAIKEIDA; encoded by the coding sequence ATGTTAGATACTATTAAACAGGCAGCTGAAAACTTTTGTATCCACCAAATTCGAGAGCCACATTTGTTAGAAGATGGTTCAACACAAAAGAGAACACTTATTGCTTACATAGATATTGATACACAGGACAATAAAAAGCACAGAGTGTATATTGCTTCTGACAAAGAGTTTATGCAGAGAGTTTCCAAGCTTTTTCTTGAAGAAGATGAAAGTGATGAGGATACGCTCAAAGATATGACTCTTGAGACTGCCAATCTTATCATTGGAAGTGCAAAGGTTATAGCCGAAGAGACAAATGACAACCCTTACACTATCTCAACGCCCAAATTTGAAAAGATCGGGGCGTTCGATTTTGACGTCGATGAGTCAAAAACAATAAAGGTCGATAATGATGAACTTACAATTGCGATCAAGGAAATAGATGCCTAA
- the fliN gene encoding flagellar motor switch protein FliN, whose translation MPKKNKKEEEFDPQSELSWMDYSGILDMEIEFIADLGETELTVHDILQLEKGSIIDLKKPAGESVESYVNGRILGKGEVMVYEKNLAIRINEVLDSSAVLYYLSKERM comes from the coding sequence ATGCCTAAGAAAAATAAAAAAGAAGAAGAATTTGACCCACAATCCGAATTATCGTGGATGGATTATTCTGGAATTCTGGATATGGAGATCGAGTTTATTGCTGATCTTGGAGAAACTGAGCTGACGGTGCATGATATACTGCAGCTTGAAAAAGGCTCTATAATTGATTTAAAGAAACCAGCTGGAGAATCGGTTGAGTCTTATGTAAATGGTAGAATTTTAGGCAAAGGAGAGGTTATGGTCTATGAAAAAAATCTTGCTATCCGTATCAATGAAGTTCTTGACTCTTCCGCTGTTCTTTATTATCTCTCTAAGGAGAGAATGTAA
- the dusB gene encoding tRNA dihydrouridine synthase DusB: MIENLSFEKPLYVLAPLAGFTDLPFRSVVKKFGADLTVSEMLSSNALAHGSQKTLHMLEKSPLEDPYSVQIAGADVDIVKRAVEVLNEQEGIDILDLNCGCPVPKVVGHGSGSSLLLNLPLMGDIIKTIKETSNKELTSVKIRLGFEEKNHVDIAKVVEDSGADFLAVHGRTRAGKFKAAVDYDAIAEIKKAVSIPVIANGDIDSYEKAKWVLEHTGADGVMIGRGAVGAPWIFHQLRTGEEYVSQDIKHEIVMEHFDKMIEFYGDYGVILFRKHTHTYSKGYRGASALRNQVNTIDDVAEFRALLDDFFKNSEMAL; the protein is encoded by the coding sequence ATGATTGAAAATCTCTCCTTCGAAAAACCTCTTTATGTTCTAGCCCCGCTTGCGGGCTTTACCGACCTGCCATTTAGAAGTGTTGTCAAAAAATTTGGAGCTGACTTGACAGTTAGTGAGATGCTCAGCTCAAATGCTTTGGCTCACGGCTCACAAAAAACACTCCACATGCTTGAAAAATCTCCCCTTGAAGACCCTTATTCTGTCCAAATTGCCGGTGCAGATGTTGATATAGTTAAGCGTGCTGTAGAGGTTCTTAACGAACAAGAAGGTATAGATATTCTTGATCTCAATTGTGGTTGTCCTGTACCAAAAGTAGTAGGACACGGCAGTGGCAGTTCGCTCCTTTTAAATCTTCCTCTTATGGGAGACATCATTAAAACTATTAAAGAAACATCGAATAAAGAACTGACGTCTGTCAAAATTCGTCTTGGTTTTGAAGAGAAAAATCATGTTGATATTGCCAAAGTCGTTGAAGACAGCGGTGCTGATTTTTTAGCTGTTCATGGAAGAACACGTGCCGGAAAATTTAAGGCTGCCGTTGATTATGATGCTATTGCCGAAATAAAAAAGGCGGTAAGTATTCCTGTTATCGCCAATGGTGATATTGACTCTTATGAAAAGGCGAAATGGGTTCTTGAACATACCGGAGCTGACGGTGTTATGATAGGGCGGGGTGCTGTCGGTGCTCCATGGATATTTCACCAGTTACGTACAGGTGAAGAGTATGTCAGCCAAGATATAAAGCATGAGATTGTGATGGAACATTTTGACAAGATGATAGAGTTTTATGGTGATTATGGCGTTATACTTTTTAGAAAACATACGCATACTTATTCCAAAGGTTATCGTGGTGCTTCGGCACTCAGAAATCAGGTCAACACTATTGATGATGTAGCTGAGTTTCGAGCACTGCTTGATGACTTCTTTAAAAATAGTGAAATGGCTCTGTAA
- the dksA gene encoding RNA polymerase-binding protein DksA, with protein MQTSELNYFKEILESRKEQILKNINSVSSELDQISNLELSDEGDHAAANNNSMVESAIVQQQQQELQEIEKALGKIANGEYGICEMCEDDIGFQRLKVKPHAIYCIDCREIVEKSN; from the coding sequence GTGCAAACAAGTGAGTTAAATTATTTCAAAGAGATATTAGAGAGTCGAAAAGAACAGATTCTAAAGAATATCAATAGTGTAAGCAGTGAATTAGATCAAATAAGTAATTTAGAACTCAGCGATGAGGGCGATCATGCTGCTGCTAACAACAACTCAATGGTAGAGAGTGCAATTGTACAGCAGCAGCAGCAAGAGCTGCAAGAGATCGAAAAAGCTCTTGGAAAAATTGCAAATGGTGAATATGGCATTTGTGAAATGTGTGAAGACGATATCGGATTTCAACGCTTAAAAGTGAAACCGCATGCAATTTACTGTATCGATTGTAGAGAAATTGTAGAAAAATCTAACTAA
- a CDS encoding 23S rRNA (pseudouridine(1915)-N(3))-methyltransferase RlmH has product MNIEIVSIAKKEKSIYDPLYKELEKMISRFAKVKDTEIFTKDVTKAHTISPDAAQKAYTKALEGYIGKDFCITLHPDGKLIDSFEFSKLLNDKMSVKFFIGGAYGFEESFLKKSNSVISLGKVTMSHKIAKAVLLEQIYRGFSILSNHPYHK; this is encoded by the coding sequence ATGAATATAGAAATAGTCTCTATTGCCAAAAAAGAGAAATCTATCTACGATCCACTCTATAAAGAATTAGAAAAAATGATATCTCGGTTTGCGAAAGTAAAAGATACCGAGATTTTCACCAAAGATGTAACAAAAGCACACACTATTTCCCCAGATGCCGCTCAAAAGGCATATACAAAGGCTTTAGAAGGTTATATTGGGAAAGATTTTTGTATAACTTTGCATCCAGATGGGAAATTAATCGATAGTTTTGAATTTAGTAAGCTATTAAATGATAAAATGTCCGTTAAATTTTTTATCGGTGGAGCTTATGGCTTTGAAGAGAGCTTTTTAAAAAAAAGCAACAGTGTGATAAGCCTTGGAAAAGTTACAATGAGTCATAAGATAGCAAAAGCAGTTTTGTTAGAACAGATTTATAGAGGTTTTTCTATACTTAGCAATCACCCATATCATAAATAA
- a CDS encoding thiamine phosphate synthase, translating to MRLYALCDQDMLDKKGLSIEDFLQKAMEHKAEIIQYRAKNADIAFIKQQLIAIRKQYDGFLIVNDSYELVEFCDGVHVGQEDLRVIDEDSHKAVKILRSVIGGDKILGISTHNEEEVLEANQMDLNYIGLGAYRNSSTKTDISGVLDDKLDDIAKLSKHYVAAIGGVKLDDTFKNVTYHVIGSGLVS from the coding sequence ATGCGACTCTATGCTCTATGCGACCAGGATATGCTTGACAAAAAAGGTCTTTCTATAGAGGACTTTTTGCAAAAAGCAATGGAGCATAAAGCAGAGATCATACAATATCGCGCAAAAAATGCAGATATAGCTTTTATCAAGCAACAGCTTATCGCTATTAGAAAACAGTATGACGGATTTTTAATTGTCAATGATTCCTATGAACTTGTAGAGTTCTGTGACGGTGTTCATGTAGGGCAGGAAGATTTGAGAGTTATAGATGAAGACAGCCATAAAGCTGTCAAAATACTGCGAAGTGTTATTGGTGGCGATAAGATTCTTGGAATTTCAACACATAACGAAGAAGAGGTCTTAGAGGCAAACCAAATGGATTTGAATTACATAGGCCTTGGAGCATATAGAAACAGTTCTACAAAAACGGATATATCAGGAGTCCTTGATGATAAACTTGATGACATCGCTAAACTTTCAAAACATTATGTCGCAGCGATAGGCGGTGTCAAACTCGATGATACGTTTAAAAATGTAACCTATCATGTAATTGGCAGTGGACTTGTGTCATGA